The Toxorhynchites rutilus septentrionalis strain SRP chromosome 3, ASM2978413v1, whole genome shotgun sequence genome includes a region encoding these proteins:
- the LOC129779228 gene encoding uncharacterized protein LOC129779228, protein MEKNKNKTTTKNQFERIVLLLEQEPDIAKGFSRGNSGPFWDDLAAEVNSLGPPIRDGSGWKKVWADYKSGLKRKLAHNKREQRATGGGPNKIINLSELEEQAVLLTGLLATVEGIPGTSSHGTQLGSPSGEPQAADQENFIYYGTSDECDGINNTIHFQPSQPKKSRPSTTRLLELQVEQQNKFHTNEKSLLKNTNKNLSDLVHYQRQSARAILSVDATLKEHLSEQKRHNHEMEKIALEKSIATNP, encoded by the exons AT ggaaaaaaacaaaaataaaacaaccaCTAAAAATCAGTTCGAGCGGATTGTGCTGCTTCTGGAGCAAGAGCCGGACATAGCAAAGGGTTTCTCCCGAGGAAATTCCGGACCCTTCTGGGATGATCTGGCGGCAGAAGTCAATAGTTTGGGACCGCCTATTCGCGATGGAAGTGGATGGAAAAAG GTTTGGGCGGACTATAAGTCCGGATTAAAGCGAAAACTCGCTCACAACAAACGGGAGCAGAGGGCGACAGGTGGAGGacccaataaaattatcaatttgtcCGAGCTGGAGGAGCAGGCAGTTCTACTAACTGGGTTACTTGCGACCGTGGAAGGAATCCCGGGTACCTCATCTCATGGAACACAGTTGGGTTCGCCTTCGGGTGAACCTCAAGCTGCAGACCaggaaaattttatatattatggTACTTCCGACGAGTGTGACGGTATCAATAATACCATTCACTTTCAGCCCTCTCAGCCGAAAAAATCCAGACCTTCTACCACGAGGCTATTAGAGCTGCAAGTCgagcaacaaaacaaatttcacaCCAATGAGAAATCCCtgttaaaaaacacaaacaagaaTTTGAGTGATCTGGTTCATTATCAGCGCCAATCAGCTCGAGCGATTCTTTCCGTGGATGCCACACTCAAAGAACATCTGAGTGAACAAAAACGACATAACCACGAGATGGAGAAGATCGCGCTGGAGAAATCAATAGCGACAAATCCTTGA
- the LOC129779152 gene encoding uncharacterized protein LOC129779152, protein MDSVLLPILAEQEEIGMPCYHRRNHRKSTDFMKLSDEAFIKSFRLSKEAFRYVLEEIENCLTTRKGGLSTEVKLAACLRFFAEGNYQHGAGQDYHIAIAQPTFSKVLTEMLNILERTLCKKWISLNMTEDEQRRAKLHFYQKTSIPGVIMCLDPRKNYST, encoded by the exons ATGGATTCCGTTTTGTTACCGATTTTGGCGGAGCAAGAAGAAATTGGAATGCCTTGCTACCATCGGCGAAACCACCGAAAATCAACCGACTTCATGAAACTTTCTGATGAAGC ATTCATCAAAAGTTTTCGTCTAAGTAAGGAAGCTTTTCGGTACGTTTTAGAGGAAATTGAGAACTGCCTTACCACAAGGAAAGGTGGTCTATCCACGGAGGTGAAACTCGCAGCATGTTTGCGATTCTTTGCTGAAGGAAATTATCAACATGGAGCAGGGCAAGATTATCACATTGCCATAGCACAGCCCACATTTTCCAAGGTGCTGACTGAAATGCTTAACATTCTGGAGCGGACACTGTGTAAGAAATGGATTTCCCTAAATATGACGGAAGACGAACAGCGGCGTGCTAAACTACACTTCTatcagaaaacatcaattcCGGGTGTTATTATGTGTTTGGACCCACGTAAAAATTATTCCACCTAA